The Meleagris gallopavo isolate NT-WF06-2002-E0010 breed Aviagen turkey brand Nicholas breeding stock chromosome 10, Turkey_5.1, whole genome shotgun sequence genome contains a region encoding:
- the METTL18 gene encoding histidine protein methyltransferase 1 homolog isoform X2 translates to MDFRFNFFPDEDESKEPSAHSETEPCSPTHEHPETRLPEKKVCIKAAKEHYIPADVSKVLENKILETVSGLYYVNMSVVELTCQDGIHEEDIVSKSVSSHSDLIPGVYEGGLKIWECTYDLMDFLSEAKIQFANKTVLDLGCGAGLLGIVALRGNAEKVHFQDYNSTVIEEITMPNVVANCINDGNKADDRKNIKPPSKKRKKSECLPDKLTKCRFFSGGWSEISQFLLSSSKPCSKYDLILTSETIYNPNYYGALHDTLAQLLAKNGRVYLASKVHYFGVGGGTYLFEKFLEERKVFRSSIVKEVEEGLKRFILEIAFKDST, encoded by the coding sequence ATGGATTTTcgatttaatttttttcctgatgaagATGAAAGTAAGGAGCCCAGCGCTCACAGTGAGACAGAGCCATGTTCTCCAACACACGAACACCCAGAGACGAGGCTGCCAGAGAAAAAAGTCTGCATCAAAGCTGCCAAGGAGCACTACATCCCCGCAGATGTCAGTAAggtactggaaaataaaatcctggAAACAGTATCAGGGCTGTACTATGTAAATATGTCTGTTGTGGAACTGACGTGCCAAGATGGCATCCACGAAGAAGATATTGTGTCAAAAAGTGTTTCTTCTCACTCTGATCTCATCCCAGGAGTCTATGAGGGAGGACTGAAAATCTGGGAGTGCACCTACGATCTGAtggatttcctttctgaagccAAAATCCAGTTTGCCAACAAGACAGTGCTGGATCTTGGCTGCGGGGCTGGACTGCTGGGAATAGTCGCCTTAAGGGGAAATGCTGAGAAAGTCCACTTTCAGGACTACAACAGCACGGTGATTGAGGAAATAACCATGCCTAACGTGGTGGCTAACTGTATAAACGATGGCAATAAGGCTGATGACAGAAAGAATATTAAGCCTCCTTCAAAGAAACGCAAGAAATCAGAGTGCCTGCCTGACAAGCTCACCAAGTGCAGGTTTTTCTCTGGAGGGTGGTCTGAAATCAGCCAGTTCCTGTTAAGCAGCAGCAAGCCCTGTTCAAAATACGATCTAATTCTCACGTCTGAGACCATCTATAACCCCAACTATTACGGTGCTTTGCATGATACACTGGCTCAACTGTTGGCTAAAAATGGCCGTGTGTATTTGGCAAGCAAAGTGCATTATTTTGGGGTTGGTGGGGGTACCTACCTCTTTGAAAAATTCCTTGAGGAGAGGAAGGTGTTTAGGAGCAGCATAGTGAAAGAAGTTGAGGAAGGGCTAAAGCgctttattttggaaatagCCTTTAAAGATTCCACTTAA
- the METTL18 gene encoding histidine protein methyltransferase 1 homolog isoform X1, producing MEAEAQPRVPGGGGLSAAACDESKEPSAHSETEPCSPTHEHPETRLPEKKVCIKAAKEHYIPADVSKVLENKILETVSGLYYVNMSVVELTCQDGIHEEDIVSKSVSSHSDLIPGVYEGGLKIWECTYDLMDFLSEAKIQFANKTVLDLGCGAGLLGIVALRGNAEKVHFQDYNSTVIEEITMPNVVANCINDGNKADDRKNIKPPSKKRKKSECLPDKLTKCRFFSGGWSEISQFLLSSSKPCSKYDLILTSETIYNPNYYGALHDTLAQLLAKNGRVYLASKVHYFGVGGGTYLFEKFLEERKVFRSSIVKEVEEGLKRFILEIAFKDST from the exons ATGGAAGCGGAAGCCCAACCACGTGTGCCAGGCGGAGGGGGACTGAGCGCCGCAGCCTGTG ATGAAAGTAAGGAGCCCAGCGCTCACAGTGAGACAGAGCCATGTTCTCCAACACACGAACACCCAGAGACGAGGCTGCCAGAGAAAAAAGTCTGCATCAAAGCTGCCAAGGAGCACTACATCCCCGCAGATGTCAGTAAggtactggaaaataaaatcctggAAACAGTATCAGGGCTGTACTATGTAAATATGTCTGTTGTGGAACTGACGTGCCAAGATGGCATCCACGAAGAAGATATTGTGTCAAAAAGTGTTTCTTCTCACTCTGATCTCATCCCAGGAGTCTATGAGGGAGGACTGAAAATCTGGGAGTGCACCTACGATCTGAtggatttcctttctgaagccAAAATCCAGTTTGCCAACAAGACAGTGCTGGATCTTGGCTGCGGGGCTGGACTGCTGGGAATAGTCGCCTTAAGGGGAAATGCTGAGAAAGTCCACTTTCAGGACTACAACAGCACGGTGATTGAGGAAATAACCATGCCTAACGTGGTGGCTAACTGTATAAACGATGGCAATAAGGCTGATGACAGAAAGAATATTAAGCCTCCTTCAAAGAAACGCAAGAAATCAGAGTGCCTGCCTGACAAGCTCACCAAGTGCAGGTTTTTCTCTGGAGGGTGGTCTGAAATCAGCCAGTTCCTGTTAAGCAGCAGCAAGCCCTGTTCAAAATACGATCTAATTCTCACGTCTGAGACCATCTATAACCCCAACTATTACGGTGCTTTGCATGATACACTGGCTCAACTGTTGGCTAAAAATGGCCGTGTGTATTTGGCAAGCAAAGTGCATTATTTTGGGGTTGGTGGGGGTACCTACCTCTTTGAAAAATTCCTTGAGGAGAGGAAGGTGTTTAGGAGCAGCATAGTGAAAGAAGTTGAGGAAGGGCTAAAGCgctttattttggaaatagCCTTTAAAGATTCCACTTAA
- the C10H1orf112 gene encoding uncharacterized protein C1orf112 homolog: protein MQRPRGRRGCWERGAELSFPATAEGSGARAMSQTDPELLLRELGGWDWELCRRELPAVLPRLLSMYQESEDWTEHIRVLRILTEMFLPHISLGDLEEMFFSKVLPKTLQLYDKLMYELSSEAKGLTDQNTELRSTVRNLLQTVVQLLETLTSCVRYICTLQDCVPLDSIRTLPSSVLYVIKNTFTHCKDSESVYCGHLHLISDLLQAMFKETYSLQKQLMELFDQISVGSASTEDDITDMVSVIHTVLEICSVISNMDHALHANTWKFIIKQSLKHHSLLQCHLKHSDILSGLCKDTLLSFHSSLQLAEEMKMSDIQDGTDLRLFQKTVKLCRFFANSLVYYTKEFHPFLSDLCSQLHQLFLQIYSKFPPSLYAPVISEVHQDEISRVFLVALDPLINQLLPFSPFMEQVLRDASGLPAEQQLPQCLLLITIMDKLSSQSEEVQTLWNTGKRLSFLSALFQSFQQCFAELSLPVCLPEVISTGQPTVPITLYHYVCVHLCSFIASTLPSQFPHLERALLDAVLGSSMITSLLAMDSWCFLARYGTAELCAHHCTVIAHLIKSWPNECYQVSVLGVLLKRMLFLMAPDHQVEFAHKFLPEEVENLTVWQHVSLRALNPDLGKRVVRELCMAALAQCRRWLNSRRAWGELQPVNVAFSVLLVTCNFSGDALEAELQTSILGVLGQFWTFLQAKQVSDEPRLQQMLCLLLQLLEFFIQALDAQLISQVFSLLSSLLRMDPPDHIRLAMLDFLSSVGKVFIPQEVQRQVVPQLSCLFASLLADQTWLIHQRALEAFRRFAEETIHEDVVPQCLNSEEIKNKVINFMAKVRQGEETTEARIERLKQERITCGAHFMKMAGELESTGEPLAKRACHPPSEEQYKSAVGTMEGAVEAVKLLLQKGSPPAWVAVKLEALHTAIAILRNSVR, encoded by the exons ATGCAGCGGCCCCGCGGCCGCAGAGGCTGCTGGGAGCGCGGCGCCGAGTTGAGTTTTCCCGCCACCGCTGAGGGGAGCGGAGCCCGTGCCATGTCCCAGACCGACCCCGAGCTGCTCCTGCGGGAGCTGGGCGGCTGGGACTGGGAACTGTGCCGCAGGGAGCTGCCCGCCGTCCTGCCCCGGCTCCTC TCTATGTATCAAGAGTCTGAAGACTGGACTGAGCACATCC GTGTTTTAAGGATCCTGACTGAAATGTTTTTGCCTCATATCAGTCTTGGAGAtttggaagaaatgtttttctctaaaGTATTACCTAAG ACTCTACAGTTATATGATAAATTGATGTATGAACTCTCCAGTGAAGCCAAAGGATTAACTGACCAGAATACAGAGTTACGCAGTACCGTAAGGAATCTTTTACAG ACTGTAGTGCAACTCTTGGAAACTCTGACCAGTTGTGTGCGGTACATCTGTACTCTGCAAGACTGTGTGCCCTTGGACAGTATCCGCACCCTTCCATCCTCTGTTCTTTATGTAATAAAGAACACATTTACACACTGCAAG GATAGCGAATCAGTGTACTGTGGGCATCTGCACTTAATTTCTGACCTCCTGCAAGCTATGTTCAAGGAAACTTACTCTCTTCAGAAACAGCTGATGGAACTGTTTGATCAGATTTCTGTGGGGTCTGCATCTACTGAAGATGACATCACAGATATGGTGTCAG TAATTCACACTGtgctggagatctgctctgtcATTTCCAATATGGACCATGCTCTTCATGCCAATACATGGAAGTTCATAATCAA GCAAAGCCTGAAGCACCATTCTCTGCTGCAGTGCCATCTGAAACACAGTGACATCCTCAGTGGTCTGTGCAAAGatactctgctttcttttcactcCAGTTTACAACTAGCTGAGGAAATGAAGATGTCTGACATTCAG GATGGCACTGACCTCAGGCTATTCCAGAAGACTGTCAAACTGTGCAGATTCTTTGCCAATTCCCTGGTATACTACACCAAG GAATTTCATCCTTTTCTGTCTGATTTATGCTCACAGTTGCATCAACTGTTCCTTCAGATATACAG cAAATTTCCTCCCAGTCTTTATGCTCCAGTGATCTCAGAGGTACATCAAGATGAAATATCACGGGTTTTTCTTGTGGCTCTAGATCCTCTCATCAATCAGCTTCTTCCCTTTAGCCCTTTTATGGAGCAAGTGCTAAGGGACGCTTCAG GTCttcctgctgagcagcagctgccccagtGTCTCCTTCTGATTACCATCATGGACAAGCTGTCTTCTCAATCTGAAGAAGTACAAACTCTCTGGAACACAGGAAAACG CCTGTCTTTTCTCTCAGCTCTTTTCCAGAGTTTCCAGCAATGTTTTGCCGAGCTTTCTCTCCCTGTTTGTTTGCCAGAAGTGATCAGTACAGGACAGCCAACAGTCCCCATCACCCTGTACCACTATGTCTGTGTCCATCTGTGCTCCTTCATTGCTTCCACACTCCCATCACAATTTCCTCATCTG gaGCGTGCTCTGCTGGATGCTGTGCTGGGTTCTAGTATGATCACATCCCTGCTAGCAATGGACTCATGGTGCTTCCTTGCTCG gTATGGAACAGCTGAACTGTGTGCTCACCATTGTACGGTGATTGCTCACTTG ATAAAGTCGTGGCCCAATGAATGTTATCAGGTCTCAGTCTTGGGTGTTCTGCTGAAGCGCATGCTATTCTTGATGGCTCCAGATCATCAG gtGGAATTTGCTCACAAATTTCTCCCGGAAGAAGTGGAAAACTTGACTGTGTGGCAGCACGTGTCCCTCAGAGCCCTGAACCCTGATCTTGGGAAGCGAGTGGTGCGGGAGCTCTGCATGGCAGCGCTGGCGCAGTGCAGGCGGTGGCTGAACAGCAGGCGTGCCTGGGGAGAGCTCCAACCTGTG AATGTTGCCTTTTCTGTCTTGCTGGTTACCTGCAATTTTTCTGGTGATGCTTTGGAGGCAGAACTTCAGACGTCTATTTTGGGAGTGCTTGGTCAGTTCTGGACTTTCCTTCAGGCTAAGCAG GTCTCAGATGAACCACGTCTCCAGCAAATGCTGTGTTTATTACTTCAGCTTCTGGAGTTTTTCATCCAAGCATTAGATGCTCAACTAATTAGCCAg GTATTTTCCCTGCTGTCTTCCCTTCTCCGGATGGATCCCCCCGATCACATTCGTCTAGCAATGCtggattttctctcttctgtggGGAAGGTGTTTATCCCACAAGAAGTACAG AGGCAAGTTGTACCCCAGCTGtcctgtttgtttgcttctctgCTAGCTGACCAAACCTGGTTGATTCACCAGCGTGCACTGGAGGCATTCAGACGCTTTGCAGAG GAAACAATCCATGAAGATGTTGTTCCTCAGTGCCTtaattctgaagaaattaagaataaaGTTATTAATTTTATGGCTAAG GTAAGGCAAGGCGAGGAGACAACAGAAGCACGTATAGAACGCCTGAAACAAGAAAGGATTACCTGTGGTGCACATTTTATGAAAATGGCTGGAGAACTGGAGTCAACAGGAGAG CCTCTGGCAAAACGAGCGTGCCATCCCCCGTCTGAGGAGCAGTACAAGTCAGCAGTAGGCACAATGGAGGGGGCAGTGGAGGctgtgaagctgctgctgcagaaagggTCACCCCCTGCATGGGTTGCAGTGAAACTGGAGGCTTTACATACAGCTATAGCCATCCTCAGAAACAGCGTACGGTAA
- the SCYL3 gene encoding protein-associating with the carboxyl-terminal domain of ezrin isoform X2 translates to MGSENSALKSYTLEEPPFVLPTGHTIYPAVLQDGRLASVFVYKQENEDMVNKAAKHLKTLRHPCLLRFLSCTVEANGIHLVTERVKPLETVLETLSSAEICAGIYDVLLALTFLHDRGNLTHNNVCLSSVFVSEDGHWKLGGMETVCNFNEATPESVDFKILPSSCGHARDAYAFGAMVENLLTALNDQVSADILSSFQQTLHCTLLNPDPKCRPPLSSLLSHEFFRNDFLEVVNFLKTLTLKSEEEKTEFFKFLLDRVAGLSEELIASRLVPLLLNQLVFAEPVAVRSFLPHLLGPKKEQTGESQTSCLLSPALFQTHVIPVLLKLFEVHEEHVRMVLLSHIHAYAELFSREELKNIILPQVLLGLRDTSDSIVAITLHSLAVLVSLLGPEVVVGGERTKIFKSSAPSFMKTADLSPEDSPTHAVSNQRHQTSWPLKNNSSVLPISGNTVVKKHSVQQDNPLALKTGEQTTQLPLNGVPGSINVLGSSRSSLTTFEKPAEEWPDWSEPEETDTEKTVNIQIQPPNPQGSTGPYFVERDVDEKPWDDFEPSSLHTDLTSGNCLTVTQADAAEMQRTLPGTHQQSKELESLKASPSTKSSPGNSWNSDKWNHQGQLGKTVPPKQTLEERLKSSLESGLGEEFTIKVKRKPVQDPELDWFADMIPDIKPSSAVLILPEARTEAVPSHPGAESSREGASQNALFSSKFAAVDVIEAEAAGWGEEEELNWEDDANW, encoded by the exons ATGGGCTCGGAGAACAGTGCTTTAAAGAGCTACACGCTGGAGGAGCCGCCGTTCGTGCTGCCAACTGGACACACCATTtatccagctgtgctgcaagATGGCAGACTTGCTTCTGTCTTTGTGTACAAGCAGGAGAACGAGGACATGGTTAATAAAGCTGCTAAG CACCTGAAAACCTTGCGCCATCCATGCCTTCTGCGCTTCCTCTCTTGCACTGTGGAAGCTAATGGGATCCATCTGGTTACTGAACGTGTGAAGCCTTTGGAGACGGTCCTGGAGACACTTTCTTCTGCAGAGATCTGCGCAGGGATCTACGACGTGCTGCTGGCACTCACTTTCCTCCATGACAGG GGAAACCTCACTCATAACAATGTCTGTTTATCGTCTGTGTTTGTAAGCGAGGACGGGCACTGGAAACTGGGAGGAATGGAAACAGTCTGTAACTTTAATGAAGCCACCCCAGAG tctgtaGATTTCAAAATTCTGCCCAGCAGCTGTGGGCATGCAAGGGATGCCTACGCCTTTGGAGCCATGGTTGAAAATCTCCTGACAGCCCTAAATGATCAGG TTTCAGCAGATATTCTCTCCAGCTTTCAGCAAACCCTGCACTGTACGCTGCTGAATCCAGATCCAAAGTGTCGTCCTCCACTGTCCAGCTTACTGTCTCATGAATTCTTCag gAATGATTTTCTGGAAGTTGTGAACTTTCTGAAGACTTTAACACTAAAATCTGAGGaggagaaaactgaatttttcaa GTTCCTGCTGGACAGAGTGGCTGGCTTGTCAGAGGAGCTGATAGCATCACGGCTGGTGCCTCTTTTACTCAATCAGCTTGTGTTTGCAGAACCTGTAGCTGTCAGGagttttcttcctcatctgCTGGGACCAAAGAAAG AGCAAACTGGAGAAAGCCAGACCAGCTGCCTCCTGTCGCCAGCCTTGTTCCAGACTCACGTAattcctgtgctgctgaagcTCTTTGAGGTTCATGAAGAACACGTGCGGATGGTGTTGCTGTCTCACATTCATGCCTATGCAGAACTGTTCTCTCGGGAAGAGTTGAAAAACATCATATTGCCACAG GTATTGCTGGGCCTTCGAGACACTAGTGACTCTATTGTGGCAATAACACTACACAGCTTAGCAGTTCTTGTCTCCCTGCTTGGACCTGAAGTGGTTGTAGGTGGTGAAAGAacaaagattttcaaaagctcTGCACCAAGTTTCATGAAAACTGCTGATCTCTCCCCAGAAG ACTCACCAACTCATGCTGTAAGCAATCAGAGACACCAAACCTCTTGGCCTTTGAAGAACAATTCTAGCGTGCTCCCTATTTCTGGAAACACAGTTGTCAAAAAGCATTCTGTGCAACAAGACAATCCACTGGCTTTAAAGACAG GTGAGCAAACCACTCAGCTCCCCCTGAATGGAGTTCCTGGGAGCATTAATGTGcttgggagcagcaggagctctTTAACTACCTTCGAAAAACCAGCAGAGGAGTGGCCGGACTGGAGTGAGCCAGAAGAGACAGATACTGAGAAAACTGTGAACATCCAAATTCAGCCCCCAAACCCACAGGGCAGCACAGGACCTTATTTTGTTGAACGTGATGTAGATGAGAAGCCTTGGGATGACTTTGAGCCCAGCAGCCTTCATACTGACCTGACCTCAGGAAACTGCCTCACTGTGACACAAGCTGATGCAGCTGAAATGCAAAGGACTCTACCAGGTACCCATCAACAGAGCAAAGAGTTAGAAAGCCTCAAAGCGAGTCCCTCAACGAAGTCCTCCCCTGGGAACAGCTGGAACAGTGACAAATGGAACCATCAAGGACAACTAGGAAAAACTGTGCCGCCCAAACAGACCTTAGAGGAAAGATTGAAGTCTTCATTGGAGTCTGGCCTAGGAGAAGAATTCACCATCAAAGTGAAGAGGAAGCCAGTGCAAGACCCTGAGCTGGACTGGTTTGCTGACATGATACCAGACATTAAACCTTCTTCAGCAGTCTTGATTTTACCTGAAGCAAGGACAGAAGCAGTTCCCAGTCACCCTGGTGCAGAATCCAGCAGAGAAGGTGCCTCCCAGAATGCACTGTTTTCATCCAAATTTGCAGCAGTTGATGTTATTGAG GCTGAAGCTGCAGGCTGGGGTGAAGAAGAAGAGTTGAACTGGGAAGATGATGCTAACTGGTAA
- the SCYL3 gene encoding protein-associating with the carboxyl-terminal domain of ezrin isoform X1, whose protein sequence is MGSENSALKSYTLEEPPFVLPTGHTIYPAVLQDGRLASVFVYKQENEDMVNKAAKHLKTLRHPCLLRFLSCTVEANGIHLVTERVKPLETVLETLSSAEICAGIYDVLLALTFLHDRGNLTHNNVCLSSVFVSEDGHWKLGGMETVCNFNEATPEFLCHVKSVRDQSCIPCEEMSVDFKILPSSCGHARDAYAFGAMVENLLTALNDQVSADILSSFQQTLHCTLLNPDPKCRPPLSSLLSHEFFRNDFLEVVNFLKTLTLKSEEEKTEFFKFLLDRVAGLSEELIASRLVPLLLNQLVFAEPVAVRSFLPHLLGPKKEQTGESQTSCLLSPALFQTHVIPVLLKLFEVHEEHVRMVLLSHIHAYAELFSREELKNIILPQVLLGLRDTSDSIVAITLHSLAVLVSLLGPEVVVGGERTKIFKSSAPSFMKTADLSPEDSPTHAVSNQRHQTSWPLKNNSSVLPISGNTVVKKHSVQQDNPLALKTGEQTTQLPLNGVPGSINVLGSSRSSLTTFEKPAEEWPDWSEPEETDTEKTVNIQIQPPNPQGSTGPYFVERDVDEKPWDDFEPSSLHTDLTSGNCLTVTQADAAEMQRTLPGTHQQSKELESLKASPSTKSSPGNSWNSDKWNHQGQLGKTVPPKQTLEERLKSSLESGLGEEFTIKVKRKPVQDPELDWFADMIPDIKPSSAVLILPEARTEAVPSHPGAESSREGASQNALFSSKFAAVDVIEAEAAGWGEEEELNWEDDANW, encoded by the exons ATGGGCTCGGAGAACAGTGCTTTAAAGAGCTACACGCTGGAGGAGCCGCCGTTCGTGCTGCCAACTGGACACACCATTtatccagctgtgctgcaagATGGCAGACTTGCTTCTGTCTTTGTGTACAAGCAGGAGAACGAGGACATGGTTAATAAAGCTGCTAAG CACCTGAAAACCTTGCGCCATCCATGCCTTCTGCGCTTCCTCTCTTGCACTGTGGAAGCTAATGGGATCCATCTGGTTACTGAACGTGTGAAGCCTTTGGAGACGGTCCTGGAGACACTTTCTTCTGCAGAGATCTGCGCAGGGATCTACGACGTGCTGCTGGCACTCACTTTCCTCCATGACAGG GGAAACCTCACTCATAACAATGTCTGTTTATCGTCTGTGTTTGTAAGCGAGGACGGGCACTGGAAACTGGGAGGAATGGAAACAGTCTGTAACTTTAATGAAGCCACCCCAGAG TTCCTCTGTCATGTCAAATCAGTGCGAGACCAGTCGTGCATCCCATGTGAGGAGATG tctgtaGATTTCAAAATTCTGCCCAGCAGCTGTGGGCATGCAAGGGATGCCTACGCCTTTGGAGCCATGGTTGAAAATCTCCTGACAGCCCTAAATGATCAGG TTTCAGCAGATATTCTCTCCAGCTTTCAGCAAACCCTGCACTGTACGCTGCTGAATCCAGATCCAAAGTGTCGTCCTCCACTGTCCAGCTTACTGTCTCATGAATTCTTCag gAATGATTTTCTGGAAGTTGTGAACTTTCTGAAGACTTTAACACTAAAATCTGAGGaggagaaaactgaatttttcaa GTTCCTGCTGGACAGAGTGGCTGGCTTGTCAGAGGAGCTGATAGCATCACGGCTGGTGCCTCTTTTACTCAATCAGCTTGTGTTTGCAGAACCTGTAGCTGTCAGGagttttcttcctcatctgCTGGGACCAAAGAAAG AGCAAACTGGAGAAAGCCAGACCAGCTGCCTCCTGTCGCCAGCCTTGTTCCAGACTCACGTAattcctgtgctgctgaagcTCTTTGAGGTTCATGAAGAACACGTGCGGATGGTGTTGCTGTCTCACATTCATGCCTATGCAGAACTGTTCTCTCGGGAAGAGTTGAAAAACATCATATTGCCACAG GTATTGCTGGGCCTTCGAGACACTAGTGACTCTATTGTGGCAATAACACTACACAGCTTAGCAGTTCTTGTCTCCCTGCTTGGACCTGAAGTGGTTGTAGGTGGTGAAAGAacaaagattttcaaaagctcTGCACCAAGTTTCATGAAAACTGCTGATCTCTCCCCAGAAG ACTCACCAACTCATGCTGTAAGCAATCAGAGACACCAAACCTCTTGGCCTTTGAAGAACAATTCTAGCGTGCTCCCTATTTCTGGAAACACAGTTGTCAAAAAGCATTCTGTGCAACAAGACAATCCACTGGCTTTAAAGACAG GTGAGCAAACCACTCAGCTCCCCCTGAATGGAGTTCCTGGGAGCATTAATGTGcttgggagcagcaggagctctTTAACTACCTTCGAAAAACCAGCAGAGGAGTGGCCGGACTGGAGTGAGCCAGAAGAGACAGATACTGAGAAAACTGTGAACATCCAAATTCAGCCCCCAAACCCACAGGGCAGCACAGGACCTTATTTTGTTGAACGTGATGTAGATGAGAAGCCTTGGGATGACTTTGAGCCCAGCAGCCTTCATACTGACCTGACCTCAGGAAACTGCCTCACTGTGACACAAGCTGATGCAGCTGAAATGCAAAGGACTCTACCAGGTACCCATCAACAGAGCAAAGAGTTAGAAAGCCTCAAAGCGAGTCCCTCAACGAAGTCCTCCCCTGGGAACAGCTGGAACAGTGACAAATGGAACCATCAAGGACAACTAGGAAAAACTGTGCCGCCCAAACAGACCTTAGAGGAAAGATTGAAGTCTTCATTGGAGTCTGGCCTAGGAGAAGAATTCACCATCAAAGTGAAGAGGAAGCCAGTGCAAGACCCTGAGCTGGACTGGTTTGCTGACATGATACCAGACATTAAACCTTCTTCAGCAGTCTTGATTTTACCTGAAGCAAGGACAGAAGCAGTTCCCAGTCACCCTGGTGCAGAATCCAGCAGAGAAGGTGCCTCCCAGAATGCACTGTTTTCATCCAAATTTGCAGCAGTTGATGTTATTGAG GCTGAAGCTGCAGGCTGGGGTGAAGAAGAAGAGTTGAACTGGGAAGATGATGCTAACTGGTAA